AAGGGAGGCCCTTATCTCGCCCGGCCATGGCGAGGATGCGCCGAAACCCACGGGCATACAGCGATCAGATCCTGGCCTCTCCTTTGCCCATCCTGACTGCGGCGGCTTGCTGAGTCAGGATGGGCAAAGGTTCCTTGGGCGAAGCACCCATTATGCCCGGACATTGTTCGATTTGGCAGTGGTTACACGCCTGAACCGCAAGGGTTCAGTTCAGGCGGCAAACCTTCTGACACGGGCACATTCGTCCCATCTGTCGTCCAACGTCCCGGTGCTTTCGCTTTCAGGAGAGATTGATTCCAATTCGTTCGCCAGGGCCTGTCTTTAAGGTCAGGACAGCTTGAAAGCCTGTCGCAGCAGCGGCCCCACCTGGCTGGGCTTGGCCGCCGTTAGCGCGCCGGCCATCTCCAAGGCTCTGACTTTGCCTTTTACCGTGCCTTTGCCTCCGGTAACGATAGCGCCCGCATGCCCCATCCGTTTGCCCTCCGGTGCGGTGCGCCCGCCGATAAAGGCCACGAGAGGCTTTGTGAATATCTTTGCCTCCATGGCTTCGGCCACCTCTTCTTCCATACTGCCGCCAAGTTCGCCAATGATAACCACAGCTTCAGTTTCCGGGTCAGCTTCGAACATGGGCAAAAGTTCTGCAAAACGGGTCCCGGGGGTGATGTCGCCACCGACGCCTATAAGGGTGCTGACGCCGAACCCCCCTTTCACCACTTCCGCTGTCACTTCGTTTGTAAGCGAGCCGCTGCGAGTCATGACGCCGATGGATCCGCGCTTGTAGACCCGCTCTATCCAAAAAGGTATGCAGCCTGCCATGCCCTTTCCGGGCGAGATTATGCCCGAAGTATTGCCCCCGATGACCATAGCCCCGCAGGAGCGCGCAGCGCTGCGAATTTGCAGGCATTCATGCACGGGAATGCCGTCGGCGATGGTGACGATTTTTTTTATGCCTGCGTCCAGGGCCTCAAAGACTGCGTCCTTGGTAAAGCGGGGCGGTACGAACAGCATGGCCATTTCGGCGGGATGATCCCGCATCCCACGCTTGACGGAATGGAATACGGGCACGCCGTCCACATCCTGTCCTTCCTTGCCCGGCGTGACGCCAAAAACGACCTTGGTGCCCATTTCTTTCATATGCTTGAGCCAGTAGCTGCCTTCTTTGCCGGTGGCGCCCTGAACTTCCACTGTGGTGGTTTCGTCGATAAAAATGCTCATTACTTCACCCTCCCCGCAGCGATGTCCACTGCGCGCTGTACGGCTTCCTCAGTTTCACCAAGGGGGTCCAAGCCAGCCACGCGCAAGGTGTCAAAGGCCTCTTCTTCATTGGTGCCGCGAATGCAGGTCACAATGGGCACATCGGGATTAAGCTCATTTATGGCTTCCACCAGGCCGTTGGCCATAACGTCCGCCCGGGCGATGGTGCCAAAGGTCACTACCAGAATGACCTTGCACTTGTTGCGCAGGCAAAGACGCATGGCTTCACGGGCTTTCTTGTAATTGGGACCACCAAATTCAAGATAGTTGGCCACCGTGCCGCCAGCGTAGTTGATGAGGTCAAATACCGTCGTGGTAAGACCGGCCCCGGCGCACATGAGCGAAATGTCACCGTCAAACTGCAGGTAGGGAATGCCTTCAAGCGCGGCTTCGTATTCGGTATCGCTGTCGAAATGAGCGCGGGTCAGCGGATATTTGCCGTCAAAGTTGCCCATATTGTCGTCAGTGATGAGCTTGCCGTCGCCTGCGACAATCTCGCCGTCGGCGTCCACGAACAGGGGATTGATTTCTGCCAGTTCAGCGCCATATTTGCGAAAGACCTTATAGAGGTTTCGCAGCACTTCGCCGACTTTTTTGGCCAATTCGTCCTGAAGACCAAGGCCAAATGTCACTTCCCGCACGTGGTGCGGCATGAGGCCCCTGTCAATGTCCACATCTACCTTCACCAGTTTTTCCGGTGATTCTTCAGCCAGTTTTTCAATTTCCACGCCGCCTTCAGCGCTGGATATGATGCTGATCTGCGCGGTGACGGGATTAAGGGTTATGGCCAGATACAGCTCCTGCGCAATATCAACCGCCTGTTCCACAAGAATACGAAACACGCCGTGTGGGGAGGCAAAAAGCTCTGCGGCCTTGCCCATGGCTTCGTCTTCGGTTTTGACAACCTGGATAAGCCCAGCCTTGCCACGTCCGCCGCGCAGCACCTGCGATTTAAGAACGCAGGGCAGGCCGATGGCTTTGAGGGCGGTTTGCACTTCGGCAACAGTGGAGCATAATATTCCCTGAGGAATAGGGATGCCGCTCTCTGCAAAAGCTTCCTTTGCCTGGAATTCAAATAATTTCATGGGTGGTTCCCCTTGGGTTTTTGTATGGCACGCGACCGGTATGCTGTCGAAAAGGATGCACCGGCTGCCTATTCCAAAAGAAGCGGCTCTACATATTGTACTTCTTCCAGAACGCGCCCCACATTTCTTCATCCGTAAAAGCCCAAGGTTCTACGGGTTCGTTGACCCAGGTGATGTTCAAAAAATGTTTGAAGTGCACATTTTCCGTGGTGATGTTTCCCCCCCAGGTGCCGCAGCCCAAAGTGGCTGTTGAAGGCATACGGTTGCAGGGGTACCCGCCATTGGCGGCAGCCATTGGCTGACGCACTGTCACACGGCTGGTCGGCATCTCGTTGCCGAGGCGCTCGATATAGTCGCGCTTGAACGTATGGATGCCGCAGGAGTGACCAGGGCCGACACGGCTGGTTAAAATCTTGAGGATATCCACAGCGGCGTCGAAGTCCTTGGCCCGGTAAGCCACCAGCACGGGAGAAATCTTCTCATCCGCAAACTGATCTGTCCGGGGATCTTCAGCACTTTCCACCAGCAACATGGTGGTGTTCTCGGGTACGGATATGCCGGCGCCATTGGCGATAACCAGCGACGATTGGGCAATCACATCGGGGTTAAGAGCCATCTTGCCCTTTTTGTTCAGCTTCCACATGTGCTGTTTGAGAGCGTCCGCTTCCTGAGCAGAGCAGACATGAACATTCATTTCTTTAAAGGCGGCGATGGTCTGATCATACACGGCGTCCACCACAATAATGGCGTTTTCCGAGGAGCAGGAGGTGGCGTAGTCAAAGGTTTTGCTGCTGTGGATTTTCTGCACCGCGTCAGGGATATCAGCGTCTTCCGCCACAATGGCCACAGCATTGCCTGCTCCTACGCCATATGCCGGGGTGCCGCTGGAATAGGCGGCTTTGACCAGGGGCCCGCTGCCTGTGGCAACGATCAGGTCGGATTTGCGCATCAATTCCGCTGTGTCTTCACGCTCGGGCAATTCAATAACCTGAATGAGATCTTCGGGAGCGCCCACCTGCTTCAGGCCGTTACGCATGAATTCTATGGCTTTGGTGGTACATTCCTTGGCCCGGCTGCTGGGTTTGAATATGACCGCGTTGCCGCCCTTGAGAATGGATATGGCCTTGCCGCCCGCGGTGGCTGTGGGATTGGTGGCAGGAAGAATGGCGCATACCACGCCTACCGGCTTGGCGTACTTTGAAATTCCTGTTTCTTCATTGCGCTCAATGCAACCTACGGTCTTTACGCCTTTAATGTCGTGCAGCACGCCGCCAATTTTTCTCTTGTGTTTGACGAATTTGCTTTCAAAATTGCCGTAACCGGTTTCTTCAACGGCCATTTTCGCAAGTATTGCGGCATTGGCATCATTGTACACTTCCCAACCTACAGAAAGACAAACATCGTCTATCTGTTGCTGCGTGTAGCCAGAAAAAGTCTTTTGCGCTTGCTTTGCGGCAGACAAAAGCTCATCGACGCTTTTCATAACCATTTCTCCGGTAGATATTCGCAAACAAGGTGTCCGTACATCGCCATGCCGTATTGAGCTGTTAATATTTTCACATTAGCAACAAGCGGGCCATAGTTGATAACTACGTATAATTATATGATTTTTAAAAATTAGTGCTTAGGTGACATGCGCAAAGTCTGGAATAGTGTATGGGAATTCAGACATGTGTGTCTGGATATATTCTGTGAAATAAGACACATGAAAAAATATGATTTTACTGTGAAATAGATGGTGGGCAATATTTTGTGTTGTAATTAACTATGAATTCATTTTTTGTGATGTAGTAATTAAAATATTTTGATATTATATCATTTATAAAAGTGTATTTATCCGGTAAAAACGAAATATATATCATTGTTTAACAATTTAATTCAATTAATATTCTAAACATAAAAACTAAAATGCATGTAAAACGTCTCAAATGATGCATCAAAATCGGCCCCTCTTTAGTTATTTTTTTCACATAACAGAGTAAATTCATTTAACATACTGACATAATTTACTATTTTTGATGTCTGCGTGTTGGATTACTTTGTGCATAAGCAGGGTATTCAGACCAGCACCATACAGGCTGACAACTACAATTGCCGTATTGCGCTGCCGGCGTCGCACCAGTTTGCGTGCGTCGATCCGTATCGGTGCAGGTCACGCACTTTTTTTTCAAGGAGAATATGCCAATGCCCAAGATGACGCCCAGTGAGGCCATGACGGAAGTTCTGGTTCAGGAAGGAGTAAACCATGTCAGCGGCATTCTCGGCTCCGCATTTATGGACATGCTGGATTTGTTTCCCGCAGCGGGGATCGACTTTATTTCAGTGCGCCATGAGCAGACTGCCGGGCATATGGAAGACGCCTACAGCCGTCTTACCGGCAGGGCCGGCGTGGTTATCGGCCAGAACGGCCCCGGCATCACCAACTATGTGACGGCTGTGGCCACGGCCAACATGGCGCATTCGCCCATGGTGGTTCTTTCGCCCAGTGCGGGCAGCATTTCCGTCGGTTGGGACGGCTTCCAAGAATGCGACACGTGGAATCTGTTTAAACCCATCACCAAGGCCTCCCTGCGCGTGCCTCACCCCAAGCGCGCGGCCGACATCGTACGCACGGCCTTCCGCATTGCCTACGCCGAACGCGGCCCGGTGCTTGTGGACATCCCGCGCGACTATTTTTACGGCGAGCTGGATGAAGACATTCTGCATCCCTCGCAGTACCGCGTGGCCCCCGGCGGCATCGGCAATCCCGAACATTTCGCGGCCGCCGTGGAAGTGCTGAAGAACGCCAAAAACCCGGTGATCATCTCCGGGCGCGGCGTGGTGGATTCGGGCTGCGTTGCCACCATCAAGGCCATGGCCGAATACCTTGGCGCGCCTGTGGCGACCACCTATCTGCACAACGACGCCTTCCCCTGCGACCATCCGCTGTGGACCGGCCCCATAGGCTACATGGGCTCCAAGGCCGCCATGCGCATCCTGCAGAAGGCCGACGTCATCCTGGCCGTGGGCACCAGGCTGTCCTACTTCGGCACCCTGCCGCAGTACGACATCAACTACTTCCCCAAGACCGCCAAGATCGTGCAGATCGACATCAACCCGCGTCATATCGCCAAGACGCACCCCGTGGCAGTGGGCCTGTGCGCCGACGCCAAGGACGCCTCCGAAGAACTGTTCGCGCGGCTGCGTCAGGCCGTGCCCGCCAAGACCGACCTGACCTATGTGCATAATATGGTGACGGACGAGCTGAACGGCTGGTATCAGGAAATCGCCCTTATCGCCGACGAACCCGTGGAAGCCGGACGCATGCATCCGCGCAAGGCTCTTGAAGTGGTGGGCAAGTTCATCACCGACAACGACGCCATCGCCACCACGGATATCGGCAACACGTCCTCCACGGCCAACAGCTACCTGCGCTTCAAGAATCCCAAGCGCCATGTGGCCACGCTGACCTTCGGCAACACGGGCTTTGCCTATCAGGCCGCTCTGGGCGCGCAGCTTGCCTGCCCTGAAGACCTGACGGTAGCCATTGTGGGCGACGGCGCATGGGGCATGAGCCTTTTTGAAGTGCCCACCGCCTGCCAGTACAATCTGCCCGTCATCGCCACCGTGTATAACAACGGGGCCTGGTGCGCAGAAAAGAAAAACCAGGTGGACTTCTACAACAACCGCTTTGTGGGCGCGGACATCTGGTCCAAGTCCTATGCCAAGATAGCCGAGGCCATGGGCGCCGACGGTTACACGGTCAACACGCAGAAGGATCTGGCCGAAGCTCTTGAAGCGGCCAAGAAGAACCGACGCCCTGCGGTTATTGAAGTAATGACTGACGGTACGCGGCTTGCCCCCCCCTTCCGCAGAGACGCGCTGGCCCTACCGACCAGATATCTGCCGAAGTACGAGCATCTCGACAAAAAGAACTTCTAAAGGAGTTTTGCTATGAGATTGTCGCGTAGCGGTGGGGAAAACCCACCTAAGCCAATCTCGCGAGCCTTGCTGCGTGTTGCTTCGCAAGGCCAGAGCATTTCATCTGCATAGACAATTTGAATGTTGAAATGCTCTAGCCACCTCGCGGCCGGAAGATTCTTACTCCACTCCTCCACCATGCCGTCATCCTGGTTTGCCGCCAGGGTGGCGGCATGACTAGGTAGATAGCGCCGCCCGGCCTCAACAACAGCAAGGTTACGGAAAGAAATCGTAACGGCTTCTTCGTGTTGCGTTGCAGATCCGCAAAAAACCCGGCTACACAATATCCGCATGTTGCTGCGGCAGAAAGACATCATCTTTTTTCAGGGCTTTTGCATTGTTCCAGGATTCATTCAGATTTATTCAATGATTGCTGATGCATTTTTTTTAATGTACATTAGGGCATCTTCATTTAAACCAATCGCTCATGCATGGCGCGGTCAGCCTTGGCAACCCACAAAGGAACCATGATGCCCCCCAATTCTTCCCTATTTGATCAGAGAGAACAGTTTTATGAACTGATCCTCAACAGCCTGACAACCGGCATATATGTGTGTGACAATAACTATGTGGTAAAGTTTATCAATCAGGCCTACGCCGACTACCTCGGTCTGCCGCGTGAGCAGATTATGGGACGACCCATCACGGATTTTATTCCTGACAGTCGCGCTCCTTTTGTAACCAGCACCGGGCAGTCGGAAATGGGCAACATCAGAAAATTCAAGGGCAAAGACGGCGAAAGAATGATCGTAGTCAATCGCCAGCCGTTTGAATACGCTCCCGACACCATCGGCATGCTTTCTCAGACTCTTTTCAGCACGCGCGGCGAGTTCGACGCGGTAATGAAAAGAATTGAATACCTTGACAAAAAAGTTGCTTCTTACGAGCGGCGCATACGAAGCGCCCTTTCCCCAAACTATACATTGCAATCCATCATTGGCGAAAGCGATACCATCCAGCGCTTCAAGGAATACCTGGTGCGTTTTGCCCAAACCAATGCGCCGGTGCTGATTCTTGGAGCCACGGGTTCTGGAAAGGAGTTGGCGGCCAGCGCATTACACTGCGAAAGCGAACGCCGTGAAGGCCCCTTTGTGAGCATCAACTGCGCCGCCATACCCAAGGAGCTTTTTGAATCGGAGCTGTTCGGTTATGCGCCAGGGGCCTTTTCGGGCGCGCACAAGGACGGCAAGGTAGGACAGCTTGAGCTGGCCCACCAAGGCACGCTTTTTCTGGATGAAATCGGAGACACCCCGCTTCCTGTACAAGCCAAGCTGCTGCGCGTACTGGAAAACAGCACCCTTTGCAGAGTTGGTTCAACCCTGCAGCGTTCTGTGAATTTTCGCCTGCTTGCAGCCACCAACCGTGACCTCAAGGCAATGATCGCCGAGGGCAGTTTTCGCGAGGATTTGTACTATCGACTTAGCCCGCTGAGGCTCGTTGTGCCGTCATTGCATCAGCGAAAGGAAGATATTCCCCTGTTAGTCCGCCATATGCTAGAGCGCATGGACAGGCAGGACGCGAAAATTTCAAAAAGCGCGATGCAGGCGCTTTTGAAGTATTACTGGCCCGGCAATATTCGCGAACTACGCAACGTGCTGACTTCCGCCCTGAGTCTTTGCCGTAACGACACCATCAACCTTGAGGACTTGCCGCCGGAAGTTCTTTCAGACTTCGGAAAATTGGCCGTGGAACCAATGGAACCCCATCATGACAAGCTTTCCCCGGCGGCGCAGCTTCCCGATTCGCCGCTCCAAAATACCAAATCCAAAAAAAACACAAATCTTGCCGCCATGCTGGCCGACAACGAACTGCACTTGATAGTGTCGGCTCTTAACCAGTATGATTGGAATGTGGCCAAGGCAGCAAGAAGTTTAGGTATTTCTCGTGCAACGCTTTATGAGAAATTTAAAAAATACGGTATTTCGCGCAATAATTACGATAGCTAGGCGCAACCATGCATAAGGCGTGGAGGGGTGCTCCTCAAAAAGCCGTTCTGCAAAACAAAACCCATCAGGTTTTCAGGGCTTCTGCGTGCGCCGCTTTGCCTTGTCCGCCTGATGGGATGCTTTTATTGGGGCAGGCTTTGCCCGAACCACAGGGAAAAGCTAGCGCTGGCCGATCACATCCAGAAAAACCAGAGGCACACTGCCGCTGTTTTTAAGAGCATGAGAATCGCCGGGGCGGGCGATGGTGATGTCGCCGCCTTTCACCGGGGTTTCCTTACCCGCGCTGTCGGTAAATACGCCCTCGCCGGAAACGATGATGTAGGCGTCCTCATTGTTTTCATGCTTGTGCATGCCAATGGAAGCACCTGGCTGCAGGGTCATCCAGCCGATTTCCCTGATGACCATATCCTTGGTTGCGTCGTTGCGGGTAAAGCCGAACTGGCCGAACAGCGTACCCTGACCGCCAGCCACATTGTCGCGGTTCCAGGTTTTCAGATTATCCTTGGGGTAGAGCTGCGGCTCCCCCGCAAGGGCTGTTCCGACAAACATCAGTGAGCACAGCGCTACGGCAAAAAACATCTTTTTCATAGTCACACTCCGGTTACATGGATACTTTTCGTAAAGTCACATAACACAATGGAATCATATGGAATAAAGCCTGTCGATGCATAGGCGGCACGTTGATGTCGGCGACACGACTATATGCCCGCACAAACCTATCCGCAAGTGAAGGATACCCACAGGTTGCGCATCCGAATACTGTTCTTGGGGCAAGGCCCCTTGAGCCCTGCGCATGCTTGGTGCATACGCAAAAGCCTCTACGCCCTGCTCCATGTGCAAACATTGCGGAGCGGTTGCATACTTATGCAGCAAGCCCGTTCCATGTTGCAAAAAAAATTCACATAAGGAAGCTGCACTCCTAATGCCCAAGCCCTGAGCATACGCAAAACATTATGAGCAATGTCATTCTGACAGGAAAGCGCCCCACGGGAAAGCTGCATATCGGACACTTCTCCGGATCGCTCAACCAGCACGTTTTCTGCAAGATTTTGGGAAATTTGATGAAATCTACATCATGCTGGCCGATGCACAGGCCCTGACCGACAATGCCGACTATCCTGAAAAAGTGCGCAACAGCATCCTTAAAGTGGCGCTGGACTATCATGCCGGATAAATAATGGACTATCCCCTTCCTCTTCGGCCTGGAATAAAATATCCCTTGCCTTAATGGGCGTGCCAGACATCTCTGGCGCGCCCGTTTTTTGTGCTGTTGCCACTCCATCTATTTGGCATAACATATATTTATGTTGCAATCTGGATGTGGATGCGCGAATGGCCCCTTGGGCCACCGAGTAGATTGCGCCATTATTCACAAATATACGTGCAACTGACATCCCTTTTGCACACGCTCGCAGCCGGATAGCAATTTGCCTTTCGAGTGCATTTTGTCTGCGAATTTAGAGCATTTTCGCATTGAAAATATCCTATTCTTCATGCTTCCAAGACGCCAGCTCCGGTGCGTAACTGCGCAAATAAATTTCGCTTACTCCTTCGCGGCGGGCGTCTGCTCCCGCATTTGCCAGAGCAATTTCAAAGAGAAATTGCTCTGGCTTGCTGTGCACCTTCCCTGCCATTTCTGTTTCACTTCCACGCCTCGTCACATGGTCCAATTGTGAGCTTCGACACATATGCTCAAAAATGACGCCCTCAAAATGTTCATTCAACATACTAGAATATAATATATTTTATTTGGCACCCCCTTTGCAACATGTGTAAAAATTCTCAATCACTTTTTTACACAGCAAAGGAGTTGTTATGGCCGATTCCTCCTCCTTCGAAGCGCTGAACCCTTATCAAATGTGCGACAAGGCGGCTGCCGTCATGGAAGGCAAGGCCATCAAGCCTGCGGGCAAGGCGTTTTTGCTTGCTGTTATGGCGGGCGTGTTTATCGGTCTGGGTTTTGTCTACTGCGCCATAGCCAATGCAAGCGGCGCCGGCAAGATTGTGGGCGGTCTTGTGTTCAGCCTTGGGCTCATGCTGGTCATTGTTCTGGGCGCGGATCTGTTCACCTCCACAACCATGACCCTTCTTCCCCGTGCCAGCAAAAGGATCACCTGGGGGCAGATGTTCGCCAACTGGGGCGTTGTTTACGCTGGCAACTTTGTGGGCAGCCTGATTCTTGTGGCGCTTATACTGCTCAGCGGGCATCCGTGGGAGAACGGCGGCAGCATTGCGCTTTTCTACATCAACACCACAGAGCACAAGCTGACCCATACCTTCATTGAAGCCATGTTTCTGGGAGTCATGTGCAACCTGATGGTCTGTCTTGGCGTGTGGATGAGCTACGCAGGGCGCTCGCTGTTTGACAAAATGATCGCCTGCCTGTTCCCCGTGGGACTCTTTATCGCCTGCGGTTTTGAACACAGCGTGGCAAACATGTTCATGATTCCCATTGGCATTCTGTGCAGCCACATGATGCCCCCCGAAGTGGCGGCCAAACTGGCCGACCCCGCGCACATAGCCTCTGTGCTGAACTGGCAGAATTTTATTTTCAAGAACCTCATACCCGTGACATTGGGCAACATCCTTGGCGGGGGCGTGTTTGTGGGCCTGTTCCACTGGCTCATCTACCTGCGGCACGGTCACGAGGGCCACCAGCCAGCCAGCATGGCCACACGGCACAAGCAGTCCCCGACCATCGACTAAAGTGTCGACGCTGTCGAAGCGCTTCGTCAAAAGTGTCGAACACGGCGTTATGGATAGCCCGCCGCATGGATAGCGAGCTGACATATTCCCCAAAATGCGCATGAATACTCAATTTGTGCATAATGGCACGCATTCTGCTGACGAGGGGCCATTATCACGATCCCTTGCGTAACGAGGAAGCTTATGAACCATTTTATTTTTGCGGACCCGGTCAAATGCATCGGCTGCAATACCTGCATGGCGGCGTGTTCGCTGGTGCATGAGCAGCAGGGGCTGCTCGGCAGACCCCGGCTTGAGGTCATGCGTTACGGCAACGGCACAGCGCCCGTGAGTTGCCGCCATTGCGAAGACATGCCCTGCGCCAAGGTCTGCCCGGTGAACGCCATCACTGCCACAGGGCATTCAGTGCACATCAACGAAAGCAACTGCATTGGTTGCAAGCTGTGCGGTCTTGCCTGTCCTTTCGGGGCCATTGCCCCGGCGGCCGACAGGCCCGCCGGGCACCCGGAAGTATACGAGCACTATGTGCCGGAAGAAGAACTGGCCGACGCCCCGGGCAGCAACTATTCCATGCCGCCTTTTCTGGCCTGGAATGTGGGCCGCCGCACTGTGGCCGTAAAGTGCGACCTCTGCTACTTCCGCTCGACCCCGGCTTGCGTGGAGGCCTGCCCCACCATGGCCCTGCGCCTTGTGGACGAAAAAACGCTGGCCGAACTGCAAAACAGCAAACGTATTGCCACGCTTGAGATGGAAAAACACGACGACAAAGCCGTCCCGGCGGCAACAACCATGTCGGGGGTGCAGCATGCGTGATCCACTTGAAATCCTGCTCTGGGCTGTGCTGACCTACATGGCTGGTGGCGTGCTTTCCCTGCTGCTGAGCCGCAACGAAAGGGCCGCCATCACGGTCAGCGGCCTGCTTGGCGCGCTTGGCGGCGCGCTTGGGCTGTATGCTGTCCTGCCCTTTCTGCTGCAACGGACCGAGGCCCTCAGCCATGTCTATGCGGGACCGTTTCCCTTTGCGCATCTGGCCGTACGGCTGGACATGCTGGGAGCCTTCATGACGGGCGTCATCTCCCTGCTGGCGGTTGCCGCCTCCATCTATTCCCTGGCCTATGTTAGGGAATACGAAGGCAAGGGCGCTGCGGCCATGGGATTTTTCATGAATACCTTCATCGCTTCTATGGTGGCGCTGATGGTCATGGACAACGCCTTCTATTTTATCATCTTTTTTGAAGTCATGTCGCTTTCTTCCTATTTTCTGGTCATCGCCGATCAGGAAAGCGAAGCGGTCAGCGCCGGTCTGCTCTACTTTTTCATAGCGCATGCCGGGTCTGTGCTTATCATGGCCTCGTTCTTCATCATGTACTGCCACACCCCTGACAGCAGCCTTGATTTTGCGGCTTTCCGTCAGGCGCAGATTTCGCCGCTCATGGCTTCCATCGCCTTTTTGCTGGCATTTTTCGGCTTTGGGGCCAAGGCGGGCATGCTGCCCCTGCACGGCTGGCTGCCCAGAGCGCACCCGGCAGCGCCCTCGCACGCTTCGGCCATGATGTCGGGCGTGATGGTCAAGATCGGCGTGTTCGGCATCATCAAGGTGGGCGCGGACCTGCTGGGCGGCGCGGATATGCCTGTCTGGTGGGGCGTTGTGGTACTGACCTTTGGCGCTGTTTCGTCCGTGCTGGGCGTCATGTACGCGCTGGCGGAGCACGACATCAAACGCCTGCTTGCCTACCACACGGTTGAAAACGTGGGCATCATCCTCATGGGCGTGGGCGTGGGCCTCATGGGCCTTGCCCTCAAGAATCCGCTGCTGGCCGCACTGGGCTTTCTGGGCGCGCTCTACCACCTGCTGAACCACGCCGTGTTCAAGGGCCTGCTGTTCCTTGGCGCAGGGGCCATCATCTACACGGTGCACACCAAGGATATGGAAAAGATGGGCGGCCTCGCCAAGCGCATGCCGCGCACGGCCCTGGCCTTTCTGGTGGGCTGCATGGCCATTTCCGCCCTGCCGCCCCTCAACGGCTTTGTCAGTGAATGGTACACCTATCAGGGACTTGTGAGCATCAGCCAGCATTCCTCCGTCATCGCGCGGCTTTCCGGCCCAGTGGCAATCGTGATGCTGGCCATCACCGGCGCTCTGGCCGCCATGTGCTTTGTAAAAGTGTACGGCATCAGCTTTTGCGGTCAGGCGCGCAGCGCCAAGGCTGCGGAAGCCACGGAAGTTCCGGCCGCCATGACGCTTTCCATGCTTGGTCTGGCCGCGCTGTGCGTGGCGCTGGGCGTGGGCGCGGCCTGCGTGGCCCCTGTCGTCAGCGCTGTGGCCGATTCGCTCACCACTGGCCAGCAGCATCTTGAAGCCGTGCGCCAGGGCGTGCTCATTCCTGGTGCGGACGCCGCCACCGGACTTTCTCCCACACTGGTAATGCTCCTGCTGCTGGGCGGCATGCTGCTGCCTTTGCTGGTCTTCATGATCGGCAAGGCCGACCGCCTGCCCATGCGCCGCAAAAATGACCCTTGGGCCTGCGGCTACGGCTACGAGGAACGCATGGCCCTCTCCGCCGGGAGTTTTACCCAGGGGCTGCGCCATGTGTTTGCGGGGCTTTACCGCCTGCGCCAGGCGCTTGATCCCGCTCCGGCCATGTCGCGCGCACTTGACTCGGTCATACGCACGGCGCGGCATGTGGAACCCATGTGGGACGACGGCATTCTTGCCCGCATCGTCCGTGCCGTGCAAAAGACCGGCATATGCGTGCAGCGGCTGCAGCAGGGCGATTTCCGCGTCTACTGCCTGTATATCATCATCGCGCTTATCACGCTGCTTCTCATCAAAGCCGCCTAGGGGGAACCATGTTTACCATGCAATCCTTGTCCTGGCCGGTATCCTTGCTGCTGGCCGCCGTGCAGACGCTGCTTCTGCTTTTGCTGGCCCCTCTGCTGTCCGGCATTTCCCGTAAAATCCGGGCCAGAATGCACTCGCGC
This DNA window, taken from Desulfovibrio sp. 86, encodes the following:
- a CDS encoding sigma-54 interaction domain-containing protein, whose amino-acid sequence is MMPPNSSLFDQREQFYELILNSLTTGIYVCDNNYVVKFINQAYADYLGLPREQIMGRPITDFIPDSRAPFVTSTGQSEMGNIRKFKGKDGERMIVVNRQPFEYAPDTIGMLSQTLFSTRGEFDAVMKRIEYLDKKVASYERRIRSALSPNYTLQSIIGESDTIQRFKEYLVRFAQTNAPVLILGATGSGKELAASALHCESERREGPFVSINCAAIPKELFESELFGYAPGAFSGAHKDGKVGQLELAHQGTLFLDEIGDTPLPVQAKLLRVLENSTLCRVGSTLQRSVNFRLLAATNRDLKAMIAEGSFREDLYYRLSPLRLVVPSLHQRKEDIPLLVRHMLERMDRQDAKISKSAMQALLKYYWPGNIRELRNVLTSALSLCRNDTINLEDLPPEVLSDFGKLAVEPMEPHHDKLSPAAQLPDSPLQNTKSKKNTNLAAMLADNELHLIVSALNQYDWNVAKAARSLGISRATLYEKFKKYGISRNNYDS
- a CDS encoding cupin domain-containing protein; the protein is MKKMFFAVALCSLMFVGTALAGEPQLYPKDNLKTWNRDNVAGGQGTLFGQFGFTRNDATKDMVIREIGWMTLQPGASIGMHKHENNEDAYIIVSGEGVFTDSAGKETPVKGGDITIARPGDSHALKNSGSVPLVFLDVIGQR
- the focA gene encoding formate transporter FocA encodes the protein MADSSSFEALNPYQMCDKAAAVMEGKAIKPAGKAFLLAVMAGVFIGLGFVYCAIANASGAGKIVGGLVFSLGLMLVIVLGADLFTSTTMTLLPRASKRITWGQMFANWGVVYAGNFVGSLILVALILLSGHPWENGGSIALFYINTTEHKLTHTFIEAMFLGVMCNLMVCLGVWMSYAGRSLFDKMIACLFPVGLFIACGFEHSVANMFMIPIGILCSHMMPPEVAAKLADPAHIASVLNWQNFIFKNLIPVTLGNILGGGVFVGLFHWLIYLRHGHEGHQPASMATRHKQSPTID
- a CDS encoding 4Fe-4S dicluster domain-containing protein, which produces MNHFIFADPVKCIGCNTCMAACSLVHEQQGLLGRPRLEVMRYGNGTAPVSCRHCEDMPCAKVCPVNAITATGHSVHINESNCIGCKLCGLACPFGAIAPAADRPAGHPEVYEHYVPEEELADAPGSNYSMPPFLAWNVGRRTVAVKCDLCYFRSTPACVEACPTMALRLVDEKTLAELQNSKRIATLEMEKHDDKAVPAATTMSGVQHA
- the hyfB gene encoding hydrogenase 4 subunit B, with product MRDPLEILLWAVLTYMAGGVLSLLLSRNERAAITVSGLLGALGGALGLYAVLPFLLQRTEALSHVYAGPFPFAHLAVRLDMLGAFMTGVISLLAVAASIYSLAYVREYEGKGAAAMGFFMNTFIASMVALMVMDNAFYFIIFFEVMSLSSYFLVIADQESEAVSAGLLYFFIAHAGSVLIMASFFIMYCHTPDSSLDFAAFRQAQISPLMASIAFLLAFFGFGAKAGMLPLHGWLPRAHPAAPSHASAMMSGVMVKIGVFGIIKVGADLLGGADMPVWWGVVVLTFGAVSSVLGVMYALAEHDIKRLLAYHTVENVGIILMGVGVGLMGLALKNPLLAALGFLGALYHLLNHAVFKGLLFLGAGAIIYTVHTKDMEKMGGLAKRMPRTALAFLVGCMAISALPPLNGFVSEWYTYQGLVSISQHSSVIARLSGPVAIVMLAITGALAAMCFVKVYGISFCGQARSAKAAEATEVPAAMTLSMLGLAALCVALGVGAACVAPVVSAVADSLTTGQQHLEAVRQGVLIPGADAATGLSPTLVMLLLLGGMLLPLLVFMIGKADRLPMRRKNDPWACGYGYEERMALSAGSFTQGLRHVFAGLYRLRQALDPAPAMSRALDSVIRTARHVEPMWDDGILARIVRAVQKTGICVQRLQQGDFRVYCLYIIIALITLLLIKAA